The Candidatus Zixiibacteriota bacterium DNA segment ACGATGAAAAGCAAAATGGACAGATGGCCAAAGACTTCTACGACATACTCGGCCTGAAAGAGACCGCCTCCGCGGCGGAGATCAAGAAGGCGTTTCGCACGTTGGCCAAGAAGTACCACCCGGACCGCAACAAGGGCGATGCGTCGGCTGAGGCGCGCTTCAAGGAGATCTCCGAGGCGTACGAGACTCTGTCCGACGAGAAAAAGCGTCGCGAATACGACACCCTCCGCAAGTACGGCGCGTTTGCCGGTCCCGGCGGAGGCGCCGGCGGATTCCAGGGCGCCCATTTTGATTTCAACGACCTGTTCGGCGGCGCCCAGCGCGGAGGACGGACCGGCTTTCGCTTCGGCGGTCAGGATTTTGGCGGTTTTGAAGACATCCTGTCGTCGATGTTCGGTGGTGGCGCGCGACCGTTCGGCAATGCCGGACCCGCACAGCGCGAGGGTATGCAGCGTGGCGCCGACGCCCACACGAGCGTCACTATCAGTTTTCCGGAATCGGTGTACGGCACCGAGCGGACTATCCGGCTCCGAGGGCGTCCCAAAAAACTATCAGTCAAAATCCCGGCCGGGATCGAAGACGGCGGCAAAATTCGCCTGCGCGGCCAGGGACATATGGGCGAATACGGCGGAAATAGCGGCGATTTAATAATAACGGTGAATGTCATGCCCGATCAGCACTTCGAACGCAAAGGCAACGATATCTACACGAAAGTCGAAATCGACTTCAATGAAGCGATTCTCGGCTGCAAAAAAGAAGTCAAGACCCTGACCAGGACGATT contains these protein-coding regions:
- a CDS encoding DnaJ C-terminal domain-containing protein, yielding MRNPVVFCDHVRDHDEKQNGQMAKDFYDILGLKETASAAEIKKAFRTLAKKYHPDRNKGDASAEARFKEISEAYETLSDEKKRREYDTLRKYGAFAGPGGGAGGFQGAHFDFNDLFGGAQRGGRTGFRFGGQDFGGFEDILSSMFGGGARPFGNAGPAQREGMQRGADAHTSVTISFPESVYGTERTIRLRGRPKKLSVKIPAGIEDGGKIRLRGQGHMGEYGGNSGDLIITVNVMPDQHFERKGNDIYTKVEIDFNEAILGCKKEVKTLTRTISVTIPPGTQPGAKLRLKGLGLAVGDQTGDQYVEVHVRIPKNITAKQRELLEHWGE